Proteins encoded by one window of Paenibacillus urinalis:
- a CDS encoding ABC transporter ATP-binding protein, translating into MSNDAAVEKQNIPGVNEKKAQERFVYQDDEVIEKPFNWGQFSRLFSYMKPYAKQLLPIVIVMMVLGTVTKLTVPYLTSLAIDRAIAPTDGSSPSLTLLYWIAGGILLLYIIQWGAATIRIKYTNIIGQRVIYDLRSDLFKHIQKLSFSFFDKRPAGSVMVRITNDINSLQDLFTNGVVNLLIDCVQLVGIIVILMFINWKLGLAVVLTVPLMFFISTKLRVKIRRAWQDVRMKNSRINSHLNESIQGIRVTQAYTQEEENMKFFDQMNMTSRKSWNRASTMNQAFGPLIEITGGVGSLILFWFGAYLIQEGELTIGLLVAFANYVGNFWDPINRLGQMYNQLLVAMASSERIFEFMDEEPGIADKPGAKPIPKIQGNIKFENVIFEYEKGRQALKGIDLDVEAGQSIALVGHTGSGKSTIINLLSRFYDVTDGRLTIDGYNIRDITIRSLRSQIGIVLQDTFIFSGTIRDNIRFGRLDATDKEVEAAAKAVNAHEFIMKLPGGYETEVEERGNVLSMGQRQLLSFARALLADPRILILDEATASIDTETELKIQDALKVLLEGRTSFMVAHRLSTIRNADNIIVLDHGEIKEQGNHEQLIQKQGIYNGLIEAQFRFL; encoded by the coding sequence ATGAGTAACGATGCAGCTGTCGAAAAACAAAACATTCCAGGTGTGAATGAGAAGAAAGCGCAGGAGCGTTTTGTTTATCAAGACGATGAAGTTATTGAAAAACCATTTAACTGGGGTCAGTTTTCACGACTCTTTTCCTACATGAAACCTTACGCCAAACAGCTGCTTCCGATCGTTATTGTCATGATGGTGCTAGGAACAGTTACAAAATTGACCGTTCCTTATCTTACCAGTCTGGCTATCGACAGAGCGATCGCACCCACGGATGGAAGCAGTCCGAGTCTGACGCTGCTGTATTGGATCGCAGGTGGAATCCTGCTTCTCTATATTATCCAATGGGGAGCAGCCACAATCCGGATCAAATATACGAATATTATTGGGCAGCGGGTAATTTACGATCTAAGATCGGATCTGTTCAAGCATATTCAGAAGCTTTCCTTCTCGTTTTTTGATAAACGGCCGGCGGGCTCGGTTATGGTCCGGATTACAAACGACATTAACTCGCTTCAGGATCTGTTTACGAACGGGGTAGTCAACCTGCTGATTGACTGTGTTCAGCTCGTCGGAATTATAGTCATTCTGATGTTTATTAACTGGAAGCTGGGTCTGGCCGTCGTTCTGACGGTACCGCTCATGTTCTTTATTTCTACGAAATTACGGGTGAAGATTCGGCGGGCATGGCAGGATGTGCGTATGAAGAACTCGCGTATCAACTCGCACTTGAATGAATCTATTCAAGGCATTCGCGTAACCCAAGCTTACACGCAAGAAGAAGAGAACATGAAGTTCTTTGATCAAATGAACATGACGAGCCGTAAATCCTGGAACCGCGCTTCGACGATGAACCAAGCGTTTGGTCCACTGATTGAAATTACGGGCGGAGTGGGTTCCCTCATTTTGTTCTGGTTTGGTGCTTATTTGATTCAAGAAGGGGAGCTGACCATCGGGCTTCTTGTCGCCTTTGCCAACTACGTCGGCAACTTCTGGGATCCGATCAACCGCTTGGGCCAAATGTACAATCAGCTTCTTGTGGCGATGGCATCATCTGAGCGTATTTTTGAATTCATGGATGAGGAGCCGGGCATCGCTGACAAACCAGGAGCGAAGCCGATTCCGAAGATCCAAGGCAATATCAAGTTTGAGAACGTCATATTTGAATATGAGAAGGGACGGCAGGCTCTCAAAGGAATTGATCTTGATGTCGAGGCAGGTCAGTCGATCGCTCTTGTTGGTCATACCGGATCAGGGAAGAGTACGATCATTAATCTGCTGAGCCGTTTCTATGATGTAACAGATGGCAGGCTGACGATTGACGGGTACAATATCCGGGATATTACAATCCGAAGCCTGCGGAGTCAGATTGGTATTGTGCTGCAGGACACGTTTATATTCTCAGGCACGATCCGTGATAATATCAGGTTCGGACGATTGGATGCGACAGACAAGGAAGTCGAGGCAGCGGCCAAAGCCGTCAATGCACATGAATTCATCATGAAACTGCCTGGAGGCTACGAAACGGAAGTGGAGGAGCGAGGCAATGTTCTCTCCATGGGACAGAGACAGCTGCTGTCCTTCGCAAGGGCACTCCTTGCGGATCCTCGGATACTCATACTCGATGAAGCGACAGCGAGCATCGATACCGAAACCGAGCTTAAGATTCAAGATGCACTGAAGGTATTACTTGAAGGAAGAACATCGTTCATGGTAGCCCATCGCTTGTCCACCATTCGCAATGCAGATAACATTATCGTGCTTGATCATGGTGAAATTAAGGAGCAAGGAAATCATGAACAACTTATCCAAAAACAAGGGATTTACAATGGCTTGATCGAAGCCCAATTCAGATTTTTGTAA
- a CDS encoding ABC transporter ATP-binding protein, whose translation MDVLRQLQGFFWSKRNLMFMSIFCLAIATALGLVYPNLLRVLIDDVITPGNYEYVPMLALSVLGVVIIKASFQFLHGFFGARLGNYLAYRLRNACYEKLQFLSFRYYDTAKTGDLMSRLTGDLEAIRNFIGFGFAQILNMVLMVVFGAIMMISINWQLTLLTLIFMPVLVIVALKFETQIHPAFQEMRLAMSSLTTAVQENITGVRTVKSFAREPYEVDKFSLRNERYKSNQIFASSLWAKFFPVMELLASLSVVLLLVIGGRLVIHQELTLGELVAFFSLIWYIIGPMWNIGFHINNYTQSKASGERVLELLNQPIDVQDGEDPITLVPEHVKGHVTFDHVTFAYGNKIPAVVDINLDAPPGTVVGFLGGTGSGKSTIIQLLMRAYNISSGTIKIDGIDINDMNIKSLRSQIAAVFQETFLFSSSIRNNISYGMKDVSMDEIIRVSKLAKAHDFIMEMPLGYDTVVGERGMGLSGGQKQRIAIARALLLNPKILVLDDATSAVDMETEHEIQSGFQEVMRGRTTFIIAHRISSLRHADEILVLNEGRVVQRGTHEELISSPGQYQDVYHIQYADHIARIKRAPGKQVTHE comes from the coding sequence ATGGATGTTCTCAGGCAGCTGCAGGGCTTCTTCTGGTCCAAACGGAATTTGATGTTTATGTCTATTTTTTGTTTGGCCATTGCCACTGCACTCGGGCTCGTGTACCCGAACCTTCTACGCGTGCTGATTGATGATGTCATTACCCCCGGGAATTATGAATACGTTCCCATGCTTGCCCTATCGGTACTAGGCGTAGTGATCATCAAAGCATCATTTCAATTTTTACACGGATTTTTTGGTGCAAGACTAGGGAACTACCTGGCGTATCGTCTTCGGAATGCATGCTATGAGAAGCTGCAATTCTTGTCCTTCCGTTACTATGATACCGCCAAGACAGGTGACCTGATGTCACGCCTAACCGGAGACTTGGAGGCAATTCGTAACTTTATTGGATTTGGATTTGCCCAGATTCTCAATATGGTGCTTATGGTGGTCTTTGGTGCGATTATGATGATCTCCATCAACTGGCAGCTGACATTACTTACCCTTATTTTTATGCCTGTGCTGGTCATTGTCGCCTTGAAATTTGAAACCCAGATTCACCCCGCATTTCAGGAAATGCGGCTGGCTATGAGCTCTTTGACAACCGCTGTCCAAGAGAACATTACCGGAGTACGTACCGTTAAATCCTTTGCCCGAGAGCCTTACGAGGTAGATAAGTTCTCTCTTCGCAACGAACGCTACAAATCGAATCAAATCTTCGCCTCCTCACTGTGGGCCAAGTTCTTCCCAGTTATGGAGCTGCTGGCATCCCTCAGCGTAGTTCTGCTGCTTGTCATCGGAGGAAGACTCGTCATCCATCAGGAGCTGACACTAGGTGAGCTTGTTGCTTTCTTTAGTTTAATTTGGTACATAATCGGACCGATGTGGAACATCGGATTTCATATCAATAACTATACCCAGTCCAAAGCATCTGGTGAGCGGGTGCTGGAGCTGCTAAACCAGCCAATTGACGTACAGGATGGAGAAGATCCTATCACACTGGTGCCGGAGCATGTCAAAGGGCATGTCACCTTCGATCATGTTACGTTTGCCTACGGTAACAAAATTCCTGCTGTTGTGGATATCAATCTGGATGCACCTCCAGGGACAGTGGTCGGCTTCCTAGGCGGCACCGGATCAGGCAAATCGACGATTATCCAGCTGCTTATGCGTGCCTACAACATTTCGAGTGGAACGATTAAGATTGATGGAATAGACATTAACGACATGAATATCAAAAGCTTGCGTAGTCAGATTGCGGCGGTCTTTCAAGAAACCTTCTTGTTCTCGTCCAGTATCCGTAATAACATTTCCTACGGCATGAAGGATGTGTCGATGGATGAAATTATTCGTGTATCCAAGCTGGCAAAAGCCCATGATTTCATCATGGAGATGCCGTTAGGCTACGATACTGTTGTTGGTGAACGCGGAATGGGGCTGTCCGGAGGACAGAAACAGCGGATCGCCATCGCAAGAGCGCTGCTGCTGAATCCGAAGATTCTTGTCCTCGATGATGCAACCAGTGCGGTGGATATGGAAACAGAGCATGAAATTCAGTCCGGATTCCAGGAAGTGATGCGGGGAAGAACGACCTTTATTATCGCCCATCGTATATCTTCGCTGCGTCATGCGGATGAGATCCTTGTGCTAAATGAAGGCCGTGTCGTTCAGCGGGGCACACATGAAGAGCTCATCAGCTCTCCTGGACAATATCAAGATGTATATCATATTCAATACGCAGATCATATTGCCCGCATTAAACGGGCGCCTGGAAAGCAGGTGACACATGAGTAA